In Flavobacterium sp. N1736, the following are encoded in one genomic region:
- a CDS encoding LytR/AlgR family response regulator transcription factor — MITALLIDDDKHLRTGLKALLERYTNDIFIVGEAESVKTGIAAIEKLRPQVIFLDIHLTDGTGFDILERLSQANGKLKSHVVFITAHEQYALKAFKFSALDFILKPVDPEELQLTMAKIKEAVGKNNSFENIDLLLENIRKKVDNFKRIALSTSDGIHLFEVSDIIRCEAKINYTQFFIKNHKPVLISKTLKEYEELLAEHGFERIHQSHLINLSYLKSYIKTDGGYVIMADNANIPIAQSKKEKLQELINSL, encoded by the coding sequence ATGATAACAGCATTATTAATCGACGATGACAAACATTTACGAACGGGTCTGAAAGCGCTTTTAGAACGTTATACTAATGACATTTTTATTGTTGGCGAAGCCGAAAGTGTAAAAACCGGAATTGCTGCCATAGAAAAATTGCGTCCGCAGGTTATTTTTCTGGATATTCATTTAACAGACGGAACCGGTTTTGATATTCTGGAACGTCTTTCGCAAGCAAACGGAAAACTGAAATCGCATGTTGTATTTATTACCGCGCACGAACAATATGCTTTGAAAGCTTTTAAATTTAGTGCTTTAGACTTTATTCTAAAACCCGTTGATCCCGAAGAACTGCAGCTTACAATGGCCAAAATAAAAGAAGCAGTCGGGAAAAATAATTCATTTGAAAACATCGATTTATTGCTCGAAAACATTCGCAAAAAAGTGGACAATTTCAAGAGAATTGCTTTATCAACGAGCGACGGAATTCATTTATTTGAAGTTTCGGATATTATTCGGTGCGAAGCCAAAATAAATTACACCCAATTTTTCATCAAAAACCATAAACCTGTTTTGATATCAAAAACACTCAAGGAATATGAAGAATTGCTTGCAGAACACGGTTTTGAACGCATTCATCAATCGCATTTAATCAACTTATCGTATCTGAAATCATATATAAAAACAGATGGCGGATATGTGATTATGGCGGATAATGCCAATATTCCGATTGCGCAGAGCAAAAAAGAAAAATTACAGGAATTAATCAACTCACTTTAA
- a CDS encoding tetratricopeptide repeat protein, giving the protein MNPKFRLTVFLLCTCIGGIVHAQNSQIDSLKRILRVTKIDTSKINHYNTIADLYKEIDPDSTLFYAQKAAVLSTKANYNFGLATAFTNKGNASIILGNYPVAIKYFKNAQTEFEISLKQNPDQKQYKKGLARSYASSGVVYYEQSDYVMALKNDEKALLLYQEIQEKQGISKVLNNIGTVYKSQQIYPKALYYLKEAYKIQLSLGEENAPITLTNIGVIYFELGEYQNAIDYYKKAEQGFEKSGNKRGFALLNNYLGDYYAKQNNQDLALDYYNKSLHLYDEIQNKFGGSLALFNIGLLLQKQQKYDEALPFALKSLAYAKEVGVQDQTFHTEKLLSELYESLNDSKAALLHYKNYIIARDSINNQETKSKFAKAEMNYEFHKKEAILSESHKREIQFVVFSILGGLLLIVLGLVIYNRMQVKRQLTLKKEVAEYEQKALHLQMNPHFVFNCLSSISSFIVQNGTDSALKYLSKFSKLMRLTLEYSKGSLIPIDKEIESLQNYLELEQLRFHDKFEFEIQSTENVEFNMGLPPLLIQPFVENAILHGMVPKEGKGKISVNFDVQQEQLICTIIDDGIGLSESKLLKENSVTAHQSMALDITKKRLKIMESITSKSAKIEIIELNSAQQKTGTKVTLYLPIQYIP; this is encoded by the coding sequence GTGAATCCCAAATTCCGCTTAACCGTTTTCTTATTATGTACATGTATTGGCGGCATTGTTCATGCTCAAAATAGTCAGATAGACAGTTTGAAAAGAATTTTGCGTGTTACTAAAATCGATACTTCAAAGATTAATCACTACAATACAATTGCTGATTTATATAAAGAAATCGATCCTGATTCGACATTATTCTACGCTCAAAAAGCAGCCGTTTTAAGTACAAAAGCAAACTATAATTTTGGTTTGGCAACTGCTTTTACCAATAAAGGAAACGCTTCTATTATTTTGGGAAATTATCCTGTTGCCATAAAATATTTTAAAAATGCCCAAACCGAATTTGAAATCAGTCTGAAACAAAATCCTGATCAAAAACAGTATAAAAAAGGTTTGGCACGTTCGTATGCCAGTTCAGGAGTGGTTTATTACGAACAAAGCGATTATGTTATGGCTTTAAAAAATGATGAAAAAGCATTACTATTATATCAGGAAATTCAGGAAAAGCAAGGCATTTCAAAAGTATTAAACAATATAGGAACGGTATATAAATCTCAGCAAATTTACCCGAAAGCTTTGTATTATTTAAAAGAAGCTTATAAAATACAATTGAGTCTTGGCGAAGAAAATGCGCCCATAACACTCACTAATATTGGCGTTATTTATTTTGAATTGGGCGAATATCAAAATGCGATTGACTATTATAAAAAAGCAGAACAAGGTTTTGAAAAAAGTGGCAATAAACGCGGTTTTGCTCTTTTAAACAATTATCTGGGAGATTATTACGCCAAACAAAACAATCAAGATCTCGCTCTTGATTATTATAATAAATCATTGCATTTATACGACGAAATTCAAAATAAGTTTGGCGGTTCTCTTGCTTTATTTAATATAGGTTTGTTATTGCAAAAACAGCAAAAATACGATGAAGCACTTCCGTTTGCTTTAAAATCATTAGCGTATGCGAAAGAAGTTGGCGTGCAGGATCAAACCTTTCATACAGAAAAATTACTGAGCGAATTGTATGAATCTTTAAACGATTCGAAAGCCGCTTTACTGCATTACAAAAACTACATCATTGCCCGCGACAGCATCAACAATCAGGAAACGAAAAGTAAGTTTGCCAAAGCCGAAATGAACTACGAATTCCATAAAAAAGAAGCAATACTTTCAGAATCACACAAAAGAGAAATTCAGTTCGTTGTGTTTTCTATTTTAGGAGGTTTATTATTGATTGTTTTAGGTTTGGTTATTTACAACAGAATGCAGGTAAAACGCCAGCTTACACTAAAAAAAGAAGTGGCAGAATACGAACAGAAAGCACTGCATTTGCAAATGAATCCGCATTTTGTTTTTAATTGCCTCAGTTCTATTTCGAGTTTTATTGTACAAAACGGAACAGATTCTGCCTTAAAATATCTTTCTAAATTTTCAAAATTAATGCGTCTTACGCTCGAATATTCCAAAGGTTCCTTAATTCCAATTGATAAAGAAATCGAGAGTTTGCAGAATTATCTCGAACTCGAACAGCTTCGTTTTCATGACAAATTTGAATTCGAAATTCAATCAACAGAAAACGTAGAATTTAATATGGGATTACCGCCTTTATTGATTCAGCCCTTTGTAGAAAATGCGATTTTGCACGGCATGGTTCCCAAAGAAGGAAAAGGAAAAATAAGCGTGAATTTTGATGTTCAGCAGGAACAACTAATCTGCACAATTATCGATGACGGAATAGGTTTATCAGAATCGAAACTTTTAAAAGAAAACTCCGTTACCGCACATCAGTCAATGGCATTGGATATTACAAAAAAACGCCTCAAGATTATGGAATCGATCACATCAAAATCGGCAAAAATAGAGATTATCGAATTAAATTCGGCACAACAAAAAACAGGAACAAAAGTTACTTTATACCTGCCAATTCAATATATACCGTAG
- a CDS encoding oxidoreductase, which produces MWTKENITDQSGKTVLVTGANTGIGFETALAFYEAGANVTIACRNKDKAEEAINKMKAIGGKGTLEIGVLDLTSLNKIKNFADDFKSKHQKLDILVNNAGVMMPPPTTTDDGFELQFGVNFLGHFALTAHLFQLLKQASNARIMTLSSGAATLVDGIDFENLRLEKTYDAQREYGVSKLANVLFAFQLNKKLSVLNSTIISVAAHPGVVYTNLQRHIPADILQTAFAQFKEVSQPWQGALPSLFAATDSTVKGGEFYGPDGEKEYTGYPALSKHTSKAMQDQELAVKLWAFAEEITGLQFPY; this is translated from the coding sequence ATGTGGACAAAAGAAAATATCACGGATCAATCAGGAAAAACAGTGCTTGTTACGGGAGCCAATACAGGAATTGGTTTCGAAACTGCATTGGCTTTTTATGAAGCCGGAGCTAACGTTACGATTGCCTGCCGAAATAAAGACAAAGCCGAAGAAGCGATAAATAAAATGAAGGCAATAGGAGGAAAGGGCACTTTAGAAATTGGAGTTCTCGATCTTACGAGTTTAAATAAAATCAAAAACTTTGCCGATGATTTTAAATCAAAACATCAAAAATTAGATATTCTTGTTAATAATGCGGGCGTTATGATGCCGCCGCCAACTACTACAGATGATGGTTTTGAATTGCAGTTTGGTGTGAACTTTTTAGGACATTTTGCTTTAACGGCGCATTTGTTTCAATTATTAAAACAAGCTTCAAATGCCAGAATTATGACGCTTAGCAGCGGTGCCGCAACTTTGGTTGACGGTATTGATTTTGAAAATTTAAGATTAGAAAAAACATATGATGCACAACGCGAATATGGAGTAAGTAAACTGGCAAATGTTTTGTTTGCTTTTCAATTGAATAAAAAACTAAGCGTTTTAAACAGCACCATTATTTCTGTGGCAGCGCATCCCGGTGTTGTTTACACCAATTTACAGCGTCATATTCCAGCAGATATTTTACAAACTGCTTTTGCACAATTTAAAGAAGTTTCTCAACCCTGGCAAGGCGCTTTGCCGTCGCTTTTTGCTGCGACAGATTCGACGGTAAAAGGCGGAGAATTTTATGGTCCTGATGGCGAAAAAGAATATACCGGTTATCCGGCACTTTCTAAACACACTTCAAAAGCGATGCAGGATCAAGAACTTGCTGTAAAACTTTGGGCATTTGCAGAAGAAATTACAGGTTTACAATTTCCTTATTAA
- a CDS encoding SDR family oxidoreductase: protein MSNSNKTVLVTGGSGYVGTQCILHLLQEGYTVKTTVRSLSKSETVLESLKSGGISSFEKLSFFQADLNSDAGWNDAVKDCDYVLHVASPFPAQQPEDENELIIPARDGALRVLKAARDAGVKRLVFTSSFAAIGYSIKDQDHVFTEEDWTDPNAPIQPYIKSKTIAEKAAWDFIKNEGGNLEFTVINPVGIFGPILNNNDSASVQVVITGILSGMVKESPDFTLGVVDVRDVADLHIKAMTNPKANGERFLATSDGVVSFYDVAQLIKKERPELSGKIADIKPTAESFYITMSNEKARTILDWKPITKEEAILASVDTIKID from the coding sequence ATGTCAAATTCAAATAAAACGGTTCTTGTAACCGGAGGTTCAGGTTATGTAGGTACACAATGTATTTTGCATTTATTGCAGGAAGGTTATACAGTAAAAACAACGGTTCGTTCGTTATCAAAAAGCGAAACTGTTCTGGAATCTTTAAAAAGCGGCGGTATTTCATCTTTTGAAAAACTAAGCTTTTTTCAAGCCGATCTTAATAGTGACGCTGGCTGGAACGATGCTGTAAAAGATTGCGATTATGTATTGCATGTTGCGTCTCCTTTTCCTGCGCAACAGCCCGAAGATGAAAACGAATTAATTATTCCGGCTCGTGATGGTGCTTTAAGAGTTTTAAAAGCTGCTCGCGATGCAGGTGTAAAACGATTGGTATTTACATCTTCGTTTGCGGCGATTGGTTATAGTATAAAAGATCAGGATCATGTTTTTACCGAAGAAGACTGGACAGATCCAAACGCGCCAATTCAGCCTTATATTAAATCTAAAACGATTGCCGAAAAAGCAGCCTGGGATTTTATCAAAAACGAAGGCGGAAATTTAGAATTTACGGTAATTAATCCCGTTGGAATATTTGGTCCGATTCTGAATAATAATGATTCAGCATCCGTGCAAGTTGTTATTACAGGAATTCTAAGCGGAATGGTGAAAGAAAGTCCTGATTTTACTTTGGGCGTTGTAGATGTTCGCGATGTGGCTGATCTTCATATTAAAGCCATGACAAATCCTAAGGCAAACGGCGAACGCTTTTTGGCAACTTCAGATGGTGTTGTGAGTTTTTACGATGTAGCGCAGCTTATTAAAAAAGAAAGACCGGAATTGTCAGGGAAAATAGCGGACATTAAACCAACAGCGGAATCGTTTTATATTACCATGTCGAATGAAAAAGCTAGAACAATTTTAGATTGGAAACCAATAACAAAAGAAGAAGCTATTTTGGCAAGCGTTGATACAATAAAGATTGATTAA
- a CDS encoding helix-turn-helix domain-containing protein has product MKFNNIQSCHLGPDISPEQFIQEHFFLFLLKGSMIAYDGKKNYQMKEGDYCVARKNHLIRYTKHKEDGMFEKVIIIFDEPFLKKFLERHSYSTSVFGSDDAFLFVKEDKLIHNFVQSLEPYYNGSEEIDVSFVDIKREELLIILLKNNPDLANVFFNFGIPEKIDLEQFMNKNFRFNISLERFAFLTGRSLSTFKRDFQKTFNSNPGIWLTKKRLDEAYFLINNNNQKPSEIYLEVGFEDFSHFSFAFKKQFGKSPSLL; this is encoded by the coding sequence ATGAAATTTAACAACATACAATCCTGTCATCTTGGTCCCGACATTTCTCCTGAACAATTTATTCAGGAACATTTCTTTTTGTTTTTATTGAAAGGTTCCATGATTGCTTATGATGGAAAAAAGAATTATCAAATGAAAGAAGGCGATTATTGCGTTGCCCGAAAAAATCATCTTATTCGCTATACAAAACACAAAGAAGACGGCATGTTTGAAAAAGTCATTATCATTTTTGATGAACCTTTTTTGAAGAAATTTCTGGAAAGACATTCGTATTCAACGTCTGTTTTTGGCAGCGACGATGCCTTTTTGTTTGTTAAGGAAGACAAACTAATTCATAATTTTGTACAATCGTTAGAACCATATTATAATGGATCTGAGGAAATTGATGTGTCTTTTGTAGATATTAAAAGAGAAGAATTACTGATTATTCTTTTAAAGAACAATCCTGATTTAGCAAACGTGTTTTTTAATTTCGGAATTCCGGAGAAGATTGATCTGGAACAATTTATGAATAAAAACTTCAGGTTTAATATTAGTTTGGAGCGGTTCGCTTTTTTAACCGGAAGAAGTTTATCGACTTTTAAAAGAGATTTTCAAAAAACATTCAATAGCAATCCCGGAATCTGGCTAACGAAAAAACGTTTGGACGAAGCTTATTTTCTGATTAATAATAACAATCAAAAACCAAGTGAAATCTATCTGGAAGTTGGTTTTGAAGATTTCTCCCATTTCTCTTTTGCCTTTAAAAAACAATTCGGAAAATCACCAAGTTTATTATAA
- a CDS encoding response regulator translates to MIKSNNLHIIIAEDDEDDADVITEIFKKNPNFDKVSLVSNGEELLNYLKNSSNEVPDVILTDINMPIVDGIEALQEILNTDVLKTIPCFIYSTSINPAYKEKCDLLGVKAYLIKPYSIEGFEEIPKQIIKIIEQQ, encoded by the coding sequence ATGATAAAATCAAATAATCTACATATTATTATTGCCGAAGACGATGAAGACGATGCTGACGTAATCACTGAAATCTTTAAAAAAAATCCAAATTTTGATAAGGTTAGTCTGGTTTCGAATGGTGAAGAACTTTTAAATTACTTAAAAAATAGTTCAAATGAAGTTCCCGACGTTATTCTTACTGACATTAATATGCCCATAGTTGACGGTATCGAAGCGTTGCAGGAAATATTAAATACCGATGTTCTCAAAACTATTCCCTGTTTTATTTATTCAACCAGTATAAATCCTGCTTATAAAGAAAAATGTGATTTGCTTGGGGTAAAAGCCTACCTCATTAAACCGTATTCTATTGAAGGTTTTGAAGAAATTCCGAAACAAATTATTAAAATTATCGAACAACAATAG
- a CDS encoding sensor histidine kinase codes for MLKEELFESNSIVEAIKVGDVDALVVNNNGVPQLYSLETADYTFRLLIEKFRQGALSISRNGLILYCNDYFSELVGVPSEKIIGNYLHEYFNNSDHFGSLIEALKYGISTHEILFKTNYSTRTFPASISVTDLEPAVQGLGIVVTDLTEKKKHENALIQHQKELEEKINELNRINTNLEEFIHVISHDLKEPLRKIVMYNERINTDALSETDTKFLSVMKSSALRLNSLVDDLVNYSSHTKQEERTQINLVDIIAEVSEDLEIIINDKKAQIQIGKLPTLQASKVQMRQLFSNLISNAIKYSKQDIPPTIEIYQIDYFESEDGKPADKFVKIQIKDNGIGMEKNHLIKFLPYFSVYMPGMNIPETVLGFLFAKKSWKTIQEILL; via the coding sequence TAAAAGTTGGAGATGTCGATGCATTGGTAGTCAACAATAACGGAGTGCCGCAGCTTTACTCACTTGAAACAGCAGATTATACCTTTAGGCTGCTTATTGAAAAATTCAGGCAAGGCGCATTAAGTATTTCCCGAAATGGTTTGATATTGTACTGCAACGATTATTTTTCGGAACTTGTTGGCGTGCCTTCAGAAAAAATAATTGGAAACTATTTACACGAATATTTTAATAACTCTGATCATTTTGGCTCTCTTATCGAAGCGCTCAAATACGGTATTTCGACACACGAAATTTTATTTAAAACCAATTACAGCACCAGGACATTTCCGGCGTCTATATCTGTAACAGATCTTGAACCTGCCGTTCAGGGATTGGGTATTGTAGTAACTGATTTAACCGAAAAGAAAAAACACGAAAATGCCTTAATACAGCATCAAAAAGAACTCGAAGAAAAGATTAACGAATTAAACCGAATTAATACCAATCTGGAGGAATTTATTCATGTTATATCGCACGATCTTAAAGAACCGCTCAGGAAAATAGTCATGTATAACGAAAGAATTAATACCGATGCGCTTTCAGAAACAGATACTAAATTCCTGAGCGTAATGAAATCATCGGCTTTACGATTAAACTCTCTTGTAGATGATCTGGTCAATTATTCGTCGCATACAAAACAGGAAGAACGCACGCAAATAAATTTAGTGGATATAATTGCCGAAGTCAGCGAGGATCTGGAAATTATAATTAATGATAAAAAAGCCCAAATTCAAATTGGAAAATTGCCAACATTACAAGCTTCAAAAGTACAAATGCGGCAGCTTTTTTCTAATTTAATTTCAAACGCCATTAAATACAGCAAACAGGATATTCCGCCCACAATAGAAATTTATCAAATCGATTATTTTGAATCTGAAGATGGTAAACCGGCTGATAAATTTGTGAAAATTCAGATCAAAGACAACGGCATTGGAATGGAAAAAAACCATCTTATCAAATTTTTACCATATTTCAGCGTTTACATGCCAGGAATGAATATTCCGGAAACGGTATTGGGCTTTCTATTTGCAAAAAAATCATGGAAAACCATTCAGGAAATATTACTGTAG